The following DNA comes from Streptomyces sp. NBC_00273.
GCCGGGTTCGTCTTCCAGTCCGCACCCGCGGAGGCCATCTTCGAGGCCGGCAGGGCCTGGGCCAGGCCGTACGCGCCGGAAGAGGCGTTGGTCGCGGTGTAGTCCCAGCCACTCTCGTGGGAGATGATCTTGTCGAACGCGGCGAACTGGGCCGGGTCCTTGATCATCTGCTGCGCGATCGCCTTGGCACTCATCGGGGCCGCCTGAGCGGGAACCGTGGCCAGCATGGAACCGGCGACGCCCAGGGCGACGACGGTGCCCGCGAGGGCCTTCTTCGAGACGGCGATGCGGCGGATGATGGCGTTGGACACGGATGTACCTTCCACAGGGAACAAGGGCGGTCGCAGGCATGTCGAAGACATGCGTGAGCCACTCACGCGGTGGAGAGGGGTTCGTCGGCGGCGGGTGAAGCACCCGTGCCGCCTGGCGACTCATCCAGTTCTACAGACGGCCCGACCCCCTGGCAACGACCCCTCTTACTAACGTCCCTCGCAGTCAGCGACCACCAGCGGCACAACGGTCCCGGAAGAATCCGCACAGGTGGGGGCCCATATCAAGGGTCGACAAGGAGCCCTTCGGGGCTACTATCCCGGTTCGTTTGTGACGTGGGCCCTATGGGGCGGGTCACCCCCGAAGCACTCGGATCTCACCGACCGTGATCGACCGTGCCCCCTTCGAGACAGCCGGCCGGAAACCGCCTCCTTCCAGGACGAGCCAGACACGACCGCAACACACGCCGGCCGAACCATGCCGAGGGCCGAACCAAGCCGGGCGGGCCGGGCGGGCCAGGCGGGCCGCGCCACGGGGACGACGGCAGCATCCACGCCGGATCGCCCGCATCCCGGACGATCCGTGCTCCGGTCACGGCCGCGGAGCGCACGACGGCCGGGTCCTCCCGTTCCGTCCCCCAGCGCCCGGCACGCCGCAGAGGACGGATCGGTCCGCCACTCGCCCACGTCATGCCCTCCCACCGCCCGGTCCGATCGGAGTCGATCACGCCCGAGCGAGTCGGCATCGGTGCCCACGCGCTGCGTTCACACCGCAGGACGGCCCGCGCACCCGTACCGGGGCCCGGGTCGGCCCGTTCCTCCAGCCCAGCTGTCGCGCGTCAGCCCCGCACGGTGGCAGGAATGACGCAGATTTCCGTGTCCCGGCACGACGGATCAGCAGCCCATGGTGGGCGCACACCCACGCGGTTTCGCCCTTGAGTGCAGAACCTATGGGCAGGACTCCTCCGCTTTGGCGACGGTGAACGCGACCGGCTGTCCGGTCAGCGCGGTACCCGGCTTCGGGTCTTGCGAGCAGACCTTCCAGTTCGACTCCTGAAGGACCATGCGGCCCTGCAGCGCGTCCTTCACCGTGATGCTCGCGTTGGAGGGCAGCGCACCGCGGACCGCCTTCATGCCCTGCCCGACGAAGTCCGGCATGGTGCTGCCGACCGGCTTCGGAGGGGACGCGTCGGCGGCCGGGCAGGACTCCTCCAGCTTCACAGCGCCGAAGTCCACGGTGGTGCTCGTGTCGACCTTCGCACCGGCGGCAGGGGTCTGGCTGCAGACCTTCCAGTTCCGGTCGAGGGCTTGGAGTCGGTCGCGGCCGAGGGCGTCGTGGGACTTGAGGATGGCGAACCCGGCCGCCTGCGCTTCGTCCTGGGCGGTTTGGAGACCCTTGCCGACGAAGCTGGGAAGGGTGGCGGTCTTCGCGGCGGGAGCGGAGCCGGCCGGTGCCGGGGCGGCGGGAGCGGGCGTGCTGGGCACGGCAGGCTTGCTGGTGTCGGTGGTCTGCGGGTTGCAGGCAGTGAGGGCGAGCAGTGCGGCAGCCATGACGGCGAGGGTAACGCTGTGGAGTGGACGCATCACGCCATGGTGGCTGATGCGCAAAGGGTGTGAGGCGGCCGTGACGTTCCTGTGACGCACGAAAGCCCCGCGCCGTGGCGGGCTTCGCAACCCGGCCGCCCGCTTGTTCCGTCGATCGCGTCCGGAGTCAGATGGTGACGGCTGCGGCAGGGGCAGTCGCCGTAGGCCCAGTCGGCCGGGATGCTGTCCGGCGTCTTGCGGGGCCTGCCCGGCCCGTAGTCCTGGACGCGAATCTTCTCGAGGACGGACTGGGCCTGGGCTGGGTGGAGTCCGCACGCCGGCCTGGTGTCACGATCCCACGTCCCGTCACCGGAGAGTCGCGTCCACGAGGCGGCCCACCAGGGCAGCACCAGAGCCCTTCGCTCAGGTCACCCGGGTGTCCACCGTCGGGAATCAGCAGCGGTCAGGAACCAGCGGGGCGCCGAAGAACGGCCGGCTCCACGCCGAGCGCCACCAGCAGCCGGACACTGCGGTTTCCCGGCTCGCTGAGCAACCGGTCCAGCAGGTCGGAGGTGCCGCCGGCCATCGTGTCCTTGAGGAGCTCGCGCGGCGGCACCGTGTCCTGGCCGAGGTCTGCACTCTCCATCGCCACACGTACCCGTTCGTGGTCCACTCCGGTCTCGACCAGGACCCGACCTCCGTCGTAGTCGCCCTTCGCCCCTCTCGTCAGGTGTGGGTAGGCCTGCGCGACCGCGTGTGTCCGCAGCATGCCCAGGAGAACATCGTCGGTGCGGACCTTCCCACGGTGCTGACCGGCGAGTTCCCCGGCCTCCAGGCGCGCCCACAGCACCGGGTGCGCCGCGGCGTTCACCGGCAGTACCTTCACCAGCAGAGTCGTCCAGAACTGCCCCAGCTCACGCGGCTTGTAGCGGCGGCGGCCCACCAGGGCGTCGCGGGTGGAGCGCAGTTCCGGCGGGAGAGCGTCCTCCACGTCCGGGACCCGTCCCGACCGCACGGCCTGTTGCAGCGCAACGACGTCCACGCCGCATCCGTTCAGGTAGCTCACCGCACCGCAGGACGGGTCGTCCAGGATGGCTACCAGCAGATCGACTGGCGAACGTTCGACGCGCTGACCGGTCATGGACGGTTGCTCCTTGCACCGGGCGAGCGCCGCTGCCCCGACGGTACTGAGCGTGAGCGAACGGCCCTCCTGCTCGGCCAACGCAACCTCGACCTTTCCGGGTTCCTCGTCCATCCCCCCAACGCCCCGGCGGATCACGTGTGACGTGAGGAGGTACGGGGCGAGGAAATCCTGGACCCGGGCGTCCTTGCTGATACAGGCCAGCAGGATGTGCGTGCTGACGTGGCGCCTTGCGTAGACCGGGCCGAGCACAGTCAGCAGGGCTTGGTCGGCGCGGAAGTCTGAGGTCATGCGGAAGATCTTGGCCGAGGCGCAGGAGCGTTGCATCAGCCCACGGACGGAAACCGGTGCGAAGAATGTCGGAAACCGGCGCGACGAAAGTCGAAAGCCCGCACGACGAAAGAGGGAATCACGACGAAGGCTTCGCCCAGCACTTCGCGGCTGCGCGGGCTTCGTAGGTCGGACACGGCACGCTCACCGCGATCGCCCCCGACGGGAAACCGCGCGATCGTGGGTGGCAGGTGGCAGGTGGCAGGTGGACCGGCGGCGGCAGCACTATCTCTACCTGGAGCGGGCCAGCATGTCCGGTGCGCCGCTGGCCGAGACCGCGCCGGGAGTGACCAGGCACAGGGACGGCCGCCGCCCGGCCCAGTCCGGAGCCGCGCCGCGGGGTCGAAGTCGTCCCTGCGGACCGCAGAGCCGGCCGCTGCCCTCACGGTTCTCGTCCTCGCCTCCCCCGCCGAGGCCGTCCAGGCCACCGTCCTGGACGGGATCACTCCGCTGCCGATCACCGGAGAGGTCCGCGACGGCTACCAGCGGGAGTCGTACCCGCGCTGGAAGGACGTCGACAGCAACGGCTGCGGCGCTCGGATTATTGGCACGGTCGGATCAAACTGACCACGTATGTACCTTGGTGCAGAAGCACTTCAGCGATTTGGCTGCTGCAGCCCTCGGCCCGCGGAGCTGGTTCCGACACCGGCTGCACGGCTGCCGTGCTCTCCTCCCACACCTCCAGGTCGCTAGCCACGATCGCCCCATGCACCCGGTTGTTACTGACGATCAACAGCTCTCGCACGAGCGGCGCGAGGTCGGCCCGATATCGGAGCAGTTCTGGTGCATCCAAGAGGGGTTCAGGCTGTCATCGGAGCACGGAGGCTGCATCGTCGCTCTGGGCCAGGTAGACGGTCACGATCGAGGCCACAGCATCGACTTCGAGCGGTCCAGTGATCCTCAGCCAGACCAGTTCGGACAGGTCCTCAGAGCGCTCGAGTCGGCCAACCGCCTCGGCGGGCCAAGGCAACAGCAGCTTCGGCAGGTGGACGAGGGAGATCCCGTCGA
Coding sequences within:
- a CDS encoding transglycosylase SLT domain-containing protein, giving the protein MSNAIIRRIAVSKKALAGTVVALGVAGSMLATVPAQAAPMSAKAIAQQMIKDPAQFAAFDKIISHESGWDYTATNASSGAYGLAQALPASKMASAGADWKTNPATQIKWGLDYMNDRYGSPVGAWNFWSANHWY
- a CDS encoding PASTA domain-containing protein; protein product: MAAALLALTACNPQTTDTSKPAVPSTPAPAAPAPAGSAPAAKTATLPSFVGKGLQTAQDEAQAAGFAILKSHDALGRDRLQALDRNWKVCSQTPAAGAKVDTSTTVDFGAVKLEESCPAADASPPKPVGSTMPDFVGQGMKAVRGALPSNASITVKDALQGRMVLQESNWKVCSQDPKPGTALTGQPVAFTVAKAEESCP